In Rutidosis leptorrhynchoides isolate AG116_Rl617_1_P2 chromosome 2, CSIRO_AGI_Rlap_v1, whole genome shotgun sequence, one genomic interval encodes:
- the LOC139891644 gene encoding RNA-binding NOB1-like protein has translation MESPKASSTPTPTPCWSNIVKQSPPPQNPTNHHHDQSQYSAAAVVGSCKSTKGIAVAVIDANAIIQGAEQLHHAADKFVSVTDVIREIRDPTSRHRLNFLPFTVDTMEPSTESLKKVISFAKATGDLQTLSDVDLKLIALTHTLESQIHGTSHLRDAPPPIRTVNVKRLPEKELPGWGSNVPNLAQWEALEHVVGDGSGPESRILPLKDLNMNVVHADKDCSNEDSASVNGSEYNDDGGFNRPRKYFPKKKEVIVEGKKMVAEGIDASQGEVGDIADDWLPAVSRSTHRRFLRRKNRREMSESASVKDDQNDANLPDMLYEQSDELSVKEKTENDERNGGEELSTTLDKMRLEDDSVKACEDHELNETENVTYGFEQLDMTSETNESIGVSFVDDDESSEQSWMLRSLSESTVACVTGDFAMQNVILQMGLRLVAPGGMQIRELHRWILKCHACFKVTFEIGKIFCPSCGNGGTLRKVAVTVGENGATIAARRPRISVRGTKFSLPLPQGGRDAITKNPILREDQLPQKFLHPKTKKKNKEVDDIFATNEMFTHHTDKRAPLQPPLRKALAVFSGKRNPNDNHYSRTMH, from the exons ATGGAGTCACCAAAAGCATCTTCAACTCCAACTCCAACTCCATGCTGGAGCAACATAGTAAAACAGTCTCCACCACCTCAAAACCCTACCAATCACCACCACGATCAATCACAATACTCCGCCGCAGCTGTCGTCGGCAGCTGCAAATCCACCAAAGGCATTGCCGTTGCCGTTATCGATGCAAACGCAATTATACAAGGTGCTGAACAATTACACCACGCCGCCGATAAATTCGTCTCCGTTACCGATGTTATTCGCGAAATACGAGATCCTACTTCGCGCCACCGCCTCAATTTCCTTCCGTTCACCGTTGATACCATGGAACCATCAACTGAATCACTTAAAAAag TTATCAGTTTTGCAAAGGCAACTGGAGATCTACAAACACTATCAGATGTTGATCTTAAGCTTATTGCTTTGACTCATACATTGGAGTCTCAGATTCACGGAACTAGCCATCTTCGAGATGCGCCTCCACCTATTCGCACGGTTAATGTAAAAAGGCTTCCCGAGAAAGAGTTACCGGGCTGGGGGTCCAATGTTCCTAACTTGGCCCAATGGGAAGCATTGGAACATGTAGTTGGGGATGGGTCAGGACCGGAGTCAAGAATTCTTCCTTTAAAAGATCTGAACATGAATGTTGTTCATGCAGATAAGGATTGTAGTAATGAAGATTCTGCATCGGTGAATGGATCTGAATATAATGACGATGGCGGTTTTAATAGACCTCGAAAATATTTCCCTAAAAAGAAAGAAGTTATTGTTGAAGGGAAAAAGATGGTTGCTGAGGGAATCGATGCATCACAGGGCGAAGTTGGTGATATTGCAGATGATTGGCTCCCTGCTGTTAGTCGAAGCACTCATAGGAGGTTTTTAAGGAGGAAAAATAGACGTGAAATGTCTGAGTCAGCATCCGTAAAAGATGATCAAAATGATGCAAATTTACCTGATATGCTTTATGAACAATCAGATGAATTAAGTGTTAAAGAAAAGACTGAAAATGATGAACGCAATGGTGGTGAAGAGCTTTCAACAACACTGGATAAAATGAGGCTTGAAGACGATTCGGTGAAGGCTTGTGAAGATCATGAATTAAATGAAACTGAAAATGTGACTTACGGGTTTGAACAATTGGATATGACTAGTGAGACGAACGAAAGTATTGGTGTATCGTTTGTAGATGATGATGAAAGCAGTGAGCAAAGTTGGATGTTAAGATCGCTTTCTGAGTCGACTGTTGCTTGTGTTACTGGTGATTTTGCAATGCAGAATGTTATTCTGCAGATGGGTTTACGGCTAGTGGCACCAGGAGGAATGCAGATACGTGAGTTGCACAG GTGGATATTGAAATGTCATGCTTGCTTTAAGGTGACATTCGAGATCGGCAAGATTTTCTGTCCAAGTTGTGGGAATGGAGGCACTTTACGTAAAGTAGCTGTTACTGTTGGTGAAAATGGAGCTACTATTGCAGCTCGTAGACCACGTATATCCGTTCGAGGCACTAAG TTTTCGTTGCCTCTCCCACAAGGAGGACGGGATGCCATAACCAAGAACCCGATCTTACGTGAAGATCAACTTCCACAAAAGTTTCTGCATCCCAAAACAAAAAAGAAGAACAAAGAG GTGGACGACATATTTGCTACAAATGAAATGTTTACTCACCATACAGACAAGAGGGCTCCTCTGCAACCACCGTTAAGGAAAGCACTGGCAGTTTTTAGTGGCAAGCGGAACCCAAATGACAATCACTATTCTCGTACTATGCATTAG